The Hemitrygon akajei chromosome 23, sHemAka1.3, whole genome shotgun sequence genome includes a window with the following:
- the mmp21 gene encoding matrix metallopeptidase-21: MWLALQLSLLSVSAIVRTNCEKPFHNRDRSDVAPSLQRWAPLILDQVAAEQYLSKYGWTQQVNWDNIKYQKNIADEHPAPKDLLDLIEEGSSISKQREQSRADPNKSIAYTGALKQFQKANGIPVTGELDKATKGAMNKPRCGVPDRVLSNDIALDNETSTVNQTVGFNNTATDNSDSNNRTVGSKARKKRFLQLLFSPTHKVLPVDSNMDSKAAKMAFSKSKLTWRLMGEGYSNQLSVEDQKRVLKMAFRMWSEVIPLEFEENTDSPASMVDIKLGFGKGRHMGCTRAFDGNGQEFAHAWQLGDIHFDDDDHFTTPSNRNGISLLKVAVHELGHVLGLPHSYRTGSIMQPSYIPQDSTFELDWLDRKAIQQLYGICASPFDTVFDWIHKEKNQYGELIFQFNTYFFRNELYWLYENQNNRTRYGDPIAISIGWQGIPSSGIDAIVHVWTWTKDAIYFFKGTQYWRYDNENDQTFTMDAEGNSYPMLISEGFPGVKGPIDAAFYDRRDQHIYFFKGPNVTTFNMNTNQVNGYPKRIIDVFPPVMLNDHPIENLNAVYYSYYYQSIFIFKDNFFWKVVDNWDKRQNPVLPMNGLLPKRNISEQWFDICNVHYSLLN; encoded by the exons ATGTGGCTAGCTTTACAGTTGAGCTTGCTGTCCGTTTCCGCCATTGTCCGGACCAACTGCGAGAAACCTTTCCACAACCGCGACCGCTCGGACGTGGCGCCGTCCTTGCAACGCTGGGCGCCGCTCATCCTTGACCAGGTGGCCGCGGAG caATACCTGTCCAAATATGGATGGACTCAACAAGTAAACTGGGACAATATCAAGTACCAGAAGAATATTGCAGATGAGCATCCAGCTCCGAAAGACTTACTGGATCTTATTGAAGAAGGGTCATCTATTTCTAAACAAAGAGAACAATCTAGGGCTGATCCCAATAAAAGTATTGCATATACAGGAGCTTTAAAACAGTTCCAGAAGGCCAATGGCATACCTGTGACTGGAGAACTAGATAAAGCCACTAAAGGAGCAATGAACAAACCACGCTGTGGGGTCCCAGATAGAGTCCTGTCCAATGATATCGCATTAGACAATGAGACATCCACTGTCAACCAGACTGTTGGTTTCAACAACACGGCAACTGATAACAGTGACTCTAATAACAGGACTGTAGGCTCCAAGGCACGCAAGAAGCGTTTTTTGCAATTGTTATTTTCTCCCACACATAAAGTATTGCCAGTTGACTCCAATATGGATAGTAAGGCAGCGAAAATGGCCTTTTCTAAATCAAAGCTAACATGGCGTTTGATGGGTGAAGGTTATAGCAATCAGCTATCTGTTGAAGACCAGAAACGTGTGCTGAAAATGGCTTTTAGGAtgtggagtgaagttatccctttagAGTTTGAAGAGAATACTGATTCCCCTGCTTCAATGGTCGACATAAAACTTGGCTTTGGAAAAG GTCGCCATATGGGCTGCACACGGGCATTTGATGGCAATGGGCAGGAGTTTGCTCATGCATGGCAATTAGGTGATATTCACTTTGATGATGACGATCATTTTACTACTCCAAGCAATAGGAATGGAATTAGCTTACTGAAA GTGGCTGTCCATGAACTAGGTCATGTACTGGGTTTGCCTCATAGCTACAGGACAGGTTCGATAATGCAGCCCAGCTATATCCCACAGGATTCAACATTTGAACTGGACTGGCTTGACAGAAAAGCCATTCAGCAACTCTACG GTATATGTGCAAGTCCTTTTGACACTGTATTTGACTGGATTCACAAGGAGAAAAATCAATATGGAGAGTTGATATTTCAATTTAACACATACTTCTTCAGAAATGAATTGTATTGGCTTTATGAAAATCAGAATAATCGAACACGTTATGGAGATCCCATTGCAATCTCAATTGGATGGCAAGGAATCCCAAGTAGTGGAATTGATGCTATTGTACATGTATGGACGTGGACAAAAGATGCCATCTATTTCTTTAAAG GTACTCAGTATTGGAGATATGATAATGAAAATGATCAAACATTCACAATGGATGCAGAGGGAAACAGCTATCCCATGTTAATTTCTGAAGGCTTTCCAGGTGTGAAAGGGCCAATCGATGCAGCTTTTTATGACAGGAGAGACCAACACATATATTTCTTTAAAGGTCCAAAT GTGACTACTTTCAACATGAATACCAACCAAGTTAACGGATATCCAAAAAGAATCATTGATGTATTCCCACCTGTAATGCTAAATGATCATCCCATTGAAAATCTCAATGCTGTATACTACTCGTATTACTACCAATCAATCTTTATCTTCAAAGATAATTTCTTTTGGAAAGTAGTTGATAATTGGGATAAAAGGCAGAACCCAGTATTGCCAATGAATGGTTTATTGCCCAAAAGAAATATTTCAGAACAGTGGTTTGATATTTGTAATGTTCATTATTCTTTGCTAAACTAG